From one Triticum aestivum cultivar Chinese Spring chromosome 4B, IWGSC CS RefSeq v2.1, whole genome shotgun sequence genomic stretch:
- the LOC123094729 gene encoding translation initiation factor IF-2-like: MELVDGRSLLGRCPSSSSSSRCHGGQRHGGSRGCRRLHFFFPAHETNPHSLSSLLTGVKKRLFSCQTWACEAGASPAATALVHLSSDDQSSEATKDGAVEESSAPRQRELLRDFPDDDANEPPVVEVPRPAGVTTRSRVSSLKQPKRAATKKGRTALIPSGSAPPSPTTFRAAPTASSPALKSSALAAPPQRLLLSMKRSYTFAGQQQPLKKQKEGTEVAVATGTEVAAATLAKENATAPAALVMMSSPAAMEAHPQEVPAPLAGLTPPAPGLAAATEVAQPPEPPVLPEAEVSSVLAARVSPPLPSVLASRGAPATSGALEEARAVLDLLQGELRGPDQRSAQGRLGLVSGWFQADAFVRAALGSAEEAQKVLGVTATKRDLARKEATEARVGAAWWRLN, from the exons ATGGAGCTGGTGGATGGACGGAGCTTGCTAGGACGATGCCCGTCTTCTTCTTCATCAAGTCGGTGCCATGGAGGACAAAGGCATGGAGGTTCGCGAGGATGCCGCCGTCTACATTTTTTTTTCCCGGCGCATGAGACAAATCCACACTCCTTATCTTCCCTTCTCACTGGAGTGAAAAAAAGACTTTTCTCGTGTCAAACATGGGCTTGTGAGGCCGGGGCCTCCCCCGCTGCAACTGCTTTGGTGCACCTGTCCTCCGATGATCAATCCTCTGAGGCCACCAAGGATGGGGCTGTGGAAGAATCCTCTGCCCCGCGGCAGAGGGAGCTCCTCCGCGACTTTCCTGACGATGATGCTAACGAGCCTCCGGTGGTGGAGGTGCCACGCCCTGCTGGAGTCACCACGAGATCTCGGGTGTCCTCTTTGAAGCAGCCCAAGCGGGCGGCCACAAAGAAGGGCAGGACCGCGTTGATTCCTTCGGGCAGTGCTCCGCCTTCACCGACAACATTCCGGGCGGCACCAACCGCAAGTTCTCCCGCTCTCAAGAGCTCAGCACTAGCTGCTCCGCCCCAACGCCTGCTCCTGAGCATGAAGAGGAGCTATACCTTCGCTGGCCA GCAGCAGCCgttgaagaagcagaaggagggcaCGGAGGTTGCCGTGGCCACAGGCACTGAAGTGGCCGCCGCGACCCTGGCAAAGGAGAATGCCACGGCCCCCGCAGCTCTGGTGATGATGTCATCTCCTGCGGCCATGGAAGCCCATCCTCAGGAGGTGCCGGCGCCTTTGGCAGGCCTGACCCCTCCGGCGCCCGGCCTTGCTGCGGCCACTGAAGTCGCCCAGCCTCCAGAGCCCCCGGTTCTTCCTGAGGCTGAGGTTTCTTCTGTCCTGGCGGCGAGAGTGTCTCCTCCCCTGCCCAGCGTGTTGGCGAGCCGTGGCGCTCCTGCTACCTCTGGGGCCCTGGAGGAGGCAAGGGCGGTGCTGGACCTCCTCCAGGGTGAACTTCGGGGCCCGGATCAGCGCTCAGCGCAGGGACGCCTGGGGCTAGTTTCTGGTTGGTTCCAGGCCGACGCGTTTGTCCGTGCGGCCTTGGGCTCTGCGGAGGAAGCCCAGAAGGTGCTCGGGGTGACCGCCACGAAGCGCGACCTGGCACGGAAGGAGGCCACAGAAGCTAGGGTCGGTGCCGCATGGTGGAGACTGAACTAA